One genomic segment of Culturomica massiliensis includes these proteins:
- a CDS encoding PqqD family protein, translating into MKINPDYRLRVIAGENIVIMHGTQGADMTKVISLNDTAKELWVKFRHKEFTEENVVELLMKTYSIPEEIAKRDALVWIDSLKQCKAIL; encoded by the coding sequence ATGAAAATTAATCCAGATTACCGGTTGCGGGTGATTGCCGGTGAAAATATCGTAATTATGCACGGCACGCAGGGTGCCGATATGACCAAAGTAATTTCTCTGAACGATACAGCCAAAGAATTATGGGTAAAATTCAGGCATAAGGAATTTACGGAGGAAAATGTGGTGGAACTATTGATGAAAACCTATTCGATCCCCGAAGAAATAGCGAAGCGCGATGCTTTGGTATGGATAGATTCTCTGAAGCAATGTAAAGCTATACTTTGA